CATCGTTAGTGAGTTCTAATAAATTTTTGGTAGCTGCTGCGACATTATAATTATAAATAGGTGTGGCGAGAATAATACCATCCGCAGCAGCTATGGCTTCGGATAATTCAGTTAGGGCAGGGTGGTTATACGCATCAGCCCCATCGCATATAGGAAGATCGTAATTTTGGAGGTTTATGAATTGAGTTTCTACGGAAAGATCTTGTAAGGCATTGAATGCAAACTCAGCAAGAAGCCTGGATTTGCTTTCTGGATTTAGGCTGCAACTGATTATTAAGATGCTCATTGTTTACTGTGGTTTGTTAGAAAAAGTAAAAAGTCCCGATTATAAGTAATCGGGACTTTTTAAGGCTAGCAGTGTAACCTTTTAGATTCAAGGGAATTAATTAGGGATTAGCTGGGGCTGGTAAAGAATTCGTCTTCGCCAACGATAGAATTATCCACATCACTCGTTACGGGGGTGGCTGCAGCATCCTCTGTAGTCGTCGTCGTGGTGGTGGTCGTCGGGGTTGTGGTGGTGGTCGTTGAGATAACATCCTTACCTACGTTTGGATTACCCGTTTTTAGCGCTTCTTTTTTAGTGTCTTCGAGTGATTTCTTTGTATTATCTTCGAGTGTATTAAGTGCAGCTTTAGCAGTATTGCCGCTTAGAACCGTAGCTGGTGACTTGAGTGCCGTGAGGGCAGGTTTAGCAGCTTTAACTGCTGCGATAATTGCTTTGCTAAGGGTATTTTCATCCACAACAGCAACTACAAGGTTTTTCTCAGCTTCTGTGATTACCCCTGGCTTGGAGGTGCCGGAAATGATGTCACCTGTATCCACGTTCTTTTTACCAGAGCTGTCGATTTTGGCACCTGGGTTCAGTTCACTAGTAATTTGTTCAACGACTTCGTTGCCTGAAGCGTCCATAGAAACGTTATAAGTAGTTGACACAACATCACCGTCTGCATTGAAAATGGTCATGTTATAACTACCGGTATCAACGTTAAGTTCGAAAGCTACATAAAAGATGGTGCCGCGGATGCCAGCAGTACCGGCTTGGGTGACGACATCAAAAGTGGACTTTGGCCCTAGTTTCTTAACATTACCAACGAGTTCACCGTAGTTCAGGGTGAGCTCTGTTTTAGAGGCACTGGGGTCTGCTTGGATGAGCTCGAATTGACCGGCTGACGTATCGAAGGCTTCCTGCTTGCAAGAAGCGACTGTGATACTGGTATTGCTTGGAATGGTAATGATGGAGCCGTTTGAGAAAATCAATACGCAGGAACTGTTTGCCTCAGTATCAATAGTATAGCCCTCTCCGAATATTTGGCCATTGTGGAGAGGATAGGTGGCACCTGTGCTTTCATTAACGAGGAAAACCTCACCTTTGATTTGGGTGGCCTTCACTTTGCCTTTAGGCATTTCAGCAAGAGCGGTAGCGCTCAAGAGGATAACGGCAAATGAAGTGAGCAGTAATTTCTTTAGGGATGCGAATTTCATTTTGAATGCAATACGGGGTTAGTAAAATTTGGACGATCCAATCCTCATCCTAAAGGTTGCTAATCCTCATGCAAGCGCAAAATGAAATTCAAGAGGCTATTTTTAATAAAATTACAGCATTTGACCCGATGGGTGGTTTTTTACTAACGTTTCTGTTATTTAAGACTCAAGGCGGTTTTTCTCTTTTTTGAAACTTTTGGGGATGATCTGCTTCTCGTTACTGGAAGAGAAGGTGTACCAGATTTTACCTTTGTGGGCTTGAGTTGGGTATTAATTTTACGAAGGATTTCGGGGCCGTGAATTTCGAGCATCATTTTCTTTCGTAGGCTAACTGCTTTTTCGAACGCTTTTTTTTCTCCGTATTTTTTAATGGAGAAGGAGGTGCATTTTTGTACACCTGAAGCAGGCCTCCAGCTTACTGAAAAACATTCATGGACAGTGCCGTTTGGGCTGCGCTTTTTTGTTCTGCAGACGCCCAGCACGCCAGTGGTATTGCGGGCATCTTTAAATACAATGCGTCGGCCGGTTGATTGCTTCGGGATATCTGAGATTTTAGTGAAGAGGCTGTCCCTATATTCAATTGCGGCAGCTCGCGCTTGCTTCTTCCCACCCAGTTTTTTATCGCTAAAAAGCTTGGCGTAAGTTTTTCCGTTTCGGTAGGCCCGTACGAACCATCCGTGCGTTGATCCAGAATCGATGCGGCTGATTCCTTTATTGGGTTTTTGTTTTTTTGTTTTCATCTCATCCTCTCCTTTTTGTTAACTTAACTTATTATAGTTATAACATATTATACTTTTAGTGTAATATCAACACATTTTGCTAATTTATTTATAGATATTATATTTTAATTTCAAAAAACTAAGCATAGCGATGCGATGTCTGAGAAAAATCGGTCAAACAGGATATGCATAGCGCGGAGCAAGATTGCCCTTATGCATGGCTCCTAAACGCAGTTACAAGAGATAATCCCCTAGTACTGAGTTTACTATTTTATGAGATGAGTGCTCTGATGCAGCCAAGTTCTTGAATGGGAGAGATGGTGAGCTCTTCATCTTGGAGTGCGATGATGCCCTTTAATGCGGCATAGGCTCCGGACATTGTGGGGATCATGCAAACGCTGTGGAGGATGGCCTCTTCCCTGATTTTACAATCGTCTTGCTGGGGAATTACCCCTTCTGGGGTATTGATAATCATCTGCATATCGCCGTTTTTAATCAGGTCGAGTACATTTGGTCGGGCACCGTCTGATATTCGGAATAGATTGCGTACGGTGATGCCATTTTGCTCTAGATAATCTACGGTACCAGCTGTGGCATATATGTTAAACCCAAGCGCCTGGAGCCGTTGGGCTAAGTCGATTGCTTTGGGCTTGTCTGTGTTTTTGACGGAAATAAAGACATTGCCGCGAGTGGGGAGGCCTGGCTGGGCACCGCTTAGGCTTTTGGCAAAAGCGAGGCCGATGTCTGTGTCGCGCCCCATGACTTCGCCAGTGCTGCGCATTTCAGGAGAAAGCATAACAGGACTACCCGGAAAACGATTAAAAGGAAATACAGACGTTTTAATGCACCAGTATTCCGGGTCAACCTCTCGTGTGAAGCCGATATCTTTGAGTTTTTCTCCGGCCATGACTCGAGCGGCATATTTTGCTAACGGTACACCGATTGCTTTAGCAACAAACGGAATGGTCCTAGATGCTCGCGGGTTGACCTCTAGTACATACAGATCGTCATCTTTAATGACGAATTGGGTATTCATGAGGCCGATAACCTCGAGTTCGCGCGCCAAGGCATAAGTGGCCTTTCGGATGCGTTCAATCATTTCACGACCTACGGTGTGCGGGGGCATGACCATGCAAGCGTCACCGGAATGTACGCCCGCGTGCTCAACATGTTCCAGCATCCCACCGATCACGGTTGTTTCGCCATCGCTGACACAATCGACATCTAATTCAATAGCATCTTCGAGGAATTGATCGAGGAGGACAGGTTTACCCGGAGCGGCATCAAAAGCTTCTCGAACCGCCTTTTTGAGACCCTCCATATCATAAATAATAAACATGCCACGGCCACCTAATACAAACGAAGGCCTTAATAAGATAGGAAAACCGATTTCGCCGGCGACCTCGTAAGCTTTTTCCGGGGTAAGCGCCGTACGATTTTTGGGCTGTTTGAGCCCAAGCTTGCTCAAAATTTGTTTAAATAGCTCCCTATCCTCAGCGCGCTCGATGGATTCGGGAGTGGTGCCTAATATATTAACTCCATGCTCTTTAAGTTCTAGCGCTAAGTTTAATGGCGTTTGCCCACCCAGTTGAATGATAGCGCCCTCGCACTGTTCCTGATAATAAATTTCGAGCACATCGCCTAGGGTGAGCGGTTCGAAGTAGAGGCGACTAGAAGTATCGTAGTCCGTGGAGACGGTTTCAGGATTTGAGTTTACCATGACGGTTTCAAAACCCTGTTCTCTTAAAGCAAATGAAGCGTGAACGCAGCAGTAGTCAAACTCGATGCCCTGGCCGATGCGGTTTGGCCCGCCACCAAGGATCATGATCTTACGTTTATCGGAAGGAATGATTTCGTTTTCCAAGCCGTACGTAGAGTAGTAATAAGGCGTTTTTGCTTCAAATTCAGCGGCACAGGTGTCTACTAGCCGGTAGACGGTATTGACCTCGAATTTGTTACGCAGTTTACGAATTTCCCGCCCCTTACAGCGCAGGATGTTTCCAATTTGTTTATCCGAAAAACCATATTGCTTGATTTTCATCAACAGCTCCGGGGTAAGGAAATCCTTGGTTTTACCGATCAGAGAACGCTCGAGATCTACTATTTCTTTGAGCTGATGGAGGAACCAAGGGTCTATTTTGCTGAGCTCGTGGACCTTTGCAACGCTCATGCCAGCAATAAAAGCAAAACGAACAAAGAAAATGCGCTCGGCGGTAGGTTTGGCGACATTAGCCATGAGTTCATGGCTATCCTTTACCTCCCATTGCCCGTATTTTCCCCCGCCCCCGAAACCGAGACTACCGATTTCAAGCGACCTAACCGCTTTTTGGAAAGATTCCTTAAAAGTACGCCCGATGGCCATGGCTTCCCCAACTGATTTCATGGAAGAGGTTAACGTTGTATCTGCTCCCGGGAATTTTTCGAAAGTAAAGCGAGGGATTTTGGTGACAACGTAATCAATAGAAGGCTCGTAGCTGGCAAATGTTTCTCCTGTAATATCGTTTTTAAGTTCATCTAGCGTGTAGCCGACTGCCAGTTTGGCGGCAAGCTTAGCTATGGGGATGCCCGTTGCCTTCGATGCAAGCGCGGAGGAGCGCGAGACACGAGGATTCATTTCAATAACAATCATATGACCATTTTCCGGATTAATGGCGAATTGGACATTGCTGCCACCTGTTTCGACCCCGATGGCACGTATAACGGCAAAAGAAGCATCGCGCATGCGTTGGTATTCTTTGTCTGAAAGCGTCATGGAAGGCGCTACGGTAATGGAGTCCCCCGTGTGAATGCCCATGGGATCAAGATTTTCGATCGCGCAGATAACAACACAGTGGTCATTTTTATCCCGCATGACCTCCATTTCGAATTCCTTCCAGCCCAAAAGACCCTCTTCAATGAGAACCTCATTGACCGGAGAGGCATCCAAACCCTTTGTGACCATTTCTTCAAACTCTTCTTTGTTGTAGGCGATGCCACCGCCCTTGCCCCCCATAGTATAACTGGGGCGTATAATGATGGGGTAGCGGCCTATTTCCAGAGCGATTTCCCTGGCTTCGGGACGAGTGTGCGCGACATTAGATTTAGGGACGCTCAGGCCGATGTCGATCATGATTTGGCGAAAAAGAGCACGATCTTCGCCTCGCTCGATGGCTTGAACGTTTGCGCCGATCATTTCGACACCGTACTTATTTAAGATGCCCGCTTTTTCAAGACTGACAGAAAGATTCAGGGCCGTTTGGCCTCCTAGCGTTGGAAGTAAAGCATCCGGACGTTCCTTGGCGATGATCTTTTCAATGATATCAATCGAAAGAGGCTCAATGTAGGTAGCATCGGCAAACTCGGGATCTGTCATAATGGTAGCCGGATTTGAGTTGATGAGAATGACTCGATAACCCTCTTCTTTAAGGGCTTTGCACGCTTGCGTGCCACTGTAGTCAAATTCGCACGCCTGACCTATAATGATGGGGCCAGCGCCTATGATTAGAATAGATTGGATGTCCGTTCGTTTGCTCATTCAAGGTTACAGTTTGCTGATGAGAGGGTGCAAGGCAAGGGTATTTGATTGTAATGTTATGGGCGATCCTTTGTATCAAAAAAAAGGGCAATTGAATACTACAATTGCCCTTTTTTTGCTAAAACTAACTAAAACTTAGCCCATGATAAAACTATCGAGTGCCTTGGCAACGATATGTTTATCTAAACGAGCAAATTTGACTAAGCCCTGATCTTCCGGGACCTCGACGCGACCCTGAACAAGAGGGAGGGCATATTTATAGAATTGAAAAGCCATGGAAGTGCCGGATTCGTGAATCCAGTTTTTAGGAACCATTTTAACTTCATTGGCTATTTTTTCAAGAGCGGTTAGGCTGGTATCACAGGTATATAAGTCTGTGTCGCCTCTAAGAAGAGTGATCATCATTCCACTGTGACCTTCCATTGCTGCTTGAACCGCATTTTGGCCTGCTAAATAAGCTTCATTATTGTCTGTTTGGGAAGACATGTGAGCAGCGCATCTTTGGGTTGTTCCCAATTTAGTAGATTTTGCGCTTACACCGATTTCCTCCTCGACGATACTGCGCAGATATTCTCCCGCGCCCCCTAATTGTTTGTGGCCAAAAGCATCTACCATTGCAGAAGCGTTAGCGAGGTAATTACCGTCTTGGTCTACAGTGCCTTCACTGACAACAACCAAGCAATAAGGGTTTTGTTTGAGGACGTTTTGCACATCTTCAACAAACTTTTCTTTTACGAAAGGAACCTCTGGGAGGTAAATTAGGTGAGGAGGGTCCATCTCCTGATTGCGTCTTTTAGCAAGAGAAGCACCAGCGGCGATCCAACCCGCGTTACGGCCCATTACCTCTACAATAGAGACCAAGTCATGATTTCCCATAGCGGCGTGGTCGTTGCCCATCTCGCGAATGGTTGTAGCAATGTATTTAATGACGCTACCGTAGCCAGGGCAGTGATCTGTGATTGGCAGATCATTATCAATGGTTTTAGGGATGCCGATGACACGTAAAGCGTAACCACGTGCTTTAGCTAACTCGTCTATCTGATGAGCGGTATCCTGGGAGTCGTTGCCCCCAATATAAAAGAAATAGCGAATGTTGTGCGCTTCGAAAACATCCAGGACGCGATCGAGATCTTGGGATTTTTTGATTTTATAGCGACAGCTACCCAATGCGGAACCCGGTGTGTACCGAAGGGCTCTGATCGTTTGCTGAGATTCTTCCGCAAGGTCGATCAAGTCTTCATTCAAAATACCCTCTATGCCGTTTAAGCCGCCATAGATCTCTTCGACACAGTCGTAGTTCAATGCTTCGCTGATGACTCCTGCTAAACTTGCGTTAATTACTGATGTAGGCCCGCCTGATTGCGCTACTAAAACGTTTCCAATTAATTCTTCAGCCATATGCTTTTACAAAATATCTGTTGGCTAAAAATTAGCATTTGCTCCTTAAATTGCAAACCTTTATCGCAATTTAAGCTATAAAACCTGCTCGAATAGGACATTTTTTGATTCCGGAAAGCGACTTTGCCAAGATTTGGACTCCTTAATGAATGCGTTTACTTGTGCCTTGGCTAAACCAACAGAGGCTTTCGCGTCCTCGTAAATAGCATCAATTTCAGAAGCTGTTAGTAATAATTCCTTTTCGGATTTTAAGTATTGAATAAAAATATCTGATGGAGCGGATTCTTCCAGCATGCTCTTACGGGCGGCCAAAGCATGTTTTTTAATGAGTTCATGGGCTGTTTCGCGACCGACCCCCTTTTTGATTGCCTGCATTAAGACCTGAGTCGTCATAAGCCAGGGAAGATTTTGCTCATTTTCGCGGGCTATTTGAGCTTCATAGACCTCCATTTGCCGAAGAACGGCCATGAAGGTTTCCAGAATACCATCGATCGTGAAAAAACTATCCGGAAGAAAAACCCTACGAGCCACAGAGCAAGAGACATCACCCTCGTTCCATTGGTTACCCATGACCTCTGCGGCGGTTGTTGCAGACCCTTTTAGTAATGCGCAAAAGCCATTGATGCGCTCGCAGCTACGTGCGTTTACCTTGTGAGGCATGGCAGAAGAACCCGTTTGACCTTTCGCGAAACCCTCACTGACCAGGTTTTGCCCAGCCATGAGGCGCATCGTGGTGGCAAAGTTGGCCGGAGCCGCTGATAATTGCAGCAAAGCAGAAACCACTTCATAGTCCAAGGATCTTGGGTAGATCTGGCCGACATTAGTCAATGTTTTTACGGCACGCAGGTGAGCGGTTAGTTTTTCTTCGAATTGTTTGACCTTTTGAGCGTCATCATTAAATAAACGCAATAAGTCTAGCTGGGTGCCGACAGCGCCCTTGACTCCGCGAAATGAATAGCCCTCTATTAAATGATCCAGGCGGGAGATGGATCTAATAAGCTCCTCCCCATACATGGCGAACCGTTTGCCAAGCGTAGTCAGCTGGGCGGGAACATTATGCGAACGGGCGGTGATGATAGTGTCTTGGTGCACTTCTGCTTTTTGTGCAAGCAAAGTAAGGACGGAAACGGCTTTAATGCGTGTGAGTTTAAGGGATTCGAGTATTTGATATTGTTCTATATTTTCCGTTAGATCTCGGCTCGTCATGCCCTTATGAATATCTTCATGTCCTGCCAAGGCACAAAACTCCTCTATACGCGCCTTTACGTCGTGTTTAGTTTTTTCTTCCCGTGCTCGAATGGAGGCAAGATCCACGTTTTCGACATTTTTTTCGTATGACTGGATAGCATCATCAGAAATAGCTAACCCGAGGTCTTGTTGTGCTTTTAGGACAGCAATCCAAAACCTCCTTTCGAGGACGACTCTGTTTTCCGGGCTCCAGAGGAAAGCCATTGAAGAAGATGCGTAACGTTCGGCGAGTATGTTTGGTATAGACACGATCAGAAATGAAGTTTTTTTATAATTAAACCTTATGGAGGTAATCCTCAATGCATTTCGTGTAAAAAGATATACAATATATCGTTGTTGTGAAAAAGCTGCTATGCGCACAGCCACTTGGGTAATCTCTGGATATTGACATTTATGGCCATTTTTTGTTTGTAAAGGGAAGGAAACTTCTCCTAAATAGTCTAATTTAGAATCATTATAAAATGAAACTCAATCCATCACATAAGCAACAATTAGAGGCAGCTTTGGCGGAAAAAGGCCTTAGGGCTACTCGGCAACGGCAAGTCGTTTTTTCTGTTATAATGGATAAACGAGATCACCCAACGGTTGATGATGTCTTTTCGCGCTGCAAGGCCATTATGCCCTCCATTTCTTTAGCAACGGTATATAATTGTTTGGAGACGCTTGTGGACTGCAAGTTGGTGAGACAGGTTAACTTTGATCGGCAGCCAACGCGCTTTTGTCCTAACGTGGTACCACATGCGCACTTTCATTGTAAAGAGACCGGTAAAGTATTTGATGTTCCTCTCTCTCCAGAGGCGTTTGATAGCTTGAGCAAAAATTTGCCGAAAGGCTGTGATATTGATTCTATAGACATTCTGGTGCATGGAACGTCTTCTCATTCTTTAAATTAAAACGAAACCTAGGTAATATATTATATGGACCAACTTGAAATCAAAAACCTCAATGTTTTTATTGAAAACCAGCACATCCTGAAGGATTTTACGTTAAACGTTCCCAAAGGACAGGTTCATGCCATTATGGGCCCTAACGGCACAGGAAAAAGCACGTTAGCAAAAGCTCTCGTAGGGCACCCTGAGTATGAAATAGACTCGGGTGAAATTACACTGGATGGGCAAAACGTAGTGGGTATGGCGCCAGATGAAATATCCCGCATGGGGTTATTTATGGCCTTTCAGTACCCGAATTCTATTCCCGGCGTAACGCTTGCTAATTTTATTCGCGCGGCGGTACAGGCACGGATGAAGGAAAAAGAGACATTTGTAGCCACCGATTATTATAAAAGACTTTATGAGAAGATGGATCTTTTGGGAATTGATCGCTCTTTCACGTCTCGTGCTATCAATGATGGCTTTTCCGGCGGGGAGAAGAAGCGTTGTGAAATCCTGCAGATGATGATGCTTGCGCCCAAGTATGCGGTGTTGGATGAAACGGACAGTGGGCTGGATATTGACGCGTTGAAAGTTGTGGCAGAAGGTGTTGAGAAAATGCGTGGTCCGGAGACCGGCTTCTTGATTATCACACACTATCAGCGGTTGCTTAATTATATTGTTCCAGACGTAGTCCATGTGATGTACAACGGTCAGATTGTCCGCAGCGGAGGCAAAGAACTTGCACTTGAGCTTGAGGCCAAAGGATATGATTGGGTGAAACAAGAACTGGCGAACTCGAATTAATATTATAGTATGAGTACACCAAATCCCGTTGATATAGATCGTTCCAAGGGCTACTTTCATTATGATGTTAAGTATAAGCATGATGCGGGCTTCGGCTTGACCCATGACACGATTGATTACATTTCAGATATTAAAGAAGAAGCAGATTGGATTCGGGAGCATCGACATAAAGCGCTTGATGTCTTTCTCAGTAAACCGATCCCAACTCACTGGGCATCCAAAGATCTCGATAATATTGAATTTGAAAAAATACGTTATTATCTCTCTCAAGGAAGCAAGCCAACACGTTCATGGGATGAGGTGCCGGAAGATGTAAAAAGAACCTTTGAACGCCTGGGCATTCCTGAGCAAGAACGTAAGTTTCTTGCGGGCGTGGAAGCGCAGTTTGATAGTGAGGCCGCTTATTCCAATATGCAAAAAAGTTTGGAGAAAGAAGGGGTTATCTTTGTAGGCTCTACAGAAGGCCTTATGAAGTATCCTGAGATCTTCAAGCCGTATTTTGGCAAAGTGATACCGACTGGGGACAACAAGTTTAGCGCTCTGAATAGTGCTGTTTTCAGTGGAGGCAGTTTTATTTATGTGCCAAAGGGCGTGAAGGTGAAGCAGCCCCTGCAGGCGTATTTCCGAATTAACGCGGAAATGTTTGGCCAATTTGAGCGTACCTTGATCATTGTTGATGAAGGCGCTGAGGTGACTTATATGGAAGGTTGTACTGCGCCTAAGTTTGAGACGGCTACGCTGCACTGTGCGGTAGTAGAACTCGTGGCCCTTAAGGGTGCGAAGCTGCAATACATTACGGTGCAAAATTGGTCTAATAACGTGTTCAATCTCGTGACCAAACGCGGCATGGCTATGGAAGACGCAGAAGTGCGCTGGATCGACTGTAATATTGGGTCTCGTTTGACGATGAAGTATCCTGGGGTTATTCTCAAAGGTCGCAGGGCTCGCGGAGAGGTGCTTTCAATTGCACTTGCAAACAATGGCCAACACCAAGATACCGGTGCTAAAATGATCCACGTGGCAGATGAAACAACTTCGAACATTATCGCTAAATCGATAAGCATCGGAGAAGGCCGTTCTACCTATCGTGGCATGGTCAGCATTCCCAAGCATTTAAAGAATTGTAAGAACAATACGGAGTGCGATGCCTTATTGATCAACGCGACTAGCCGTACCGATACCTATCCGGCGATTACCGTGCAGGGAGATCATAACTCGGTACAGCATGAAGCCAGTGTCTCTAAGATAGATTCGGAGAAGATTTTCTACATGATGCAACGCGGTCTTTCGGAAGCGGAGGCCATGAGCTTGGCCGTAAACGGCTTTGTGAACGATTTGGTTCGCGAATTTCCTATGGAGTACAGCGTTGAGCTCAAGCGGTTGATCGAGATGGAGATGGAAGGCTCAGTCGGATAGTTTCTTATACAACAATATATATAAAAAAATTTTCAAAATGGTTATATCACAAGATGCCAAAACATCAATGACGAGCATGCTAAAGCTAGAGCAGTTACAGACATTTCAGTCTCATGTATCATCCTAT
The genomic region above belongs to Verrucomicrobia bacterium CG1_02_43_26 and contains:
- a CDS encoding carbamoyl phosphate synthase large subunit; translated protein: MSKRTDIQSILIIGAGPIIIGQACEFDYSGTQACKALKEEGYRVILINSNPATIMTDPEFADATYIEPLSIDIIEKIIAKERPDALLPTLGGQTALNLSVSLEKAGILNKYGVEMIGANVQAIERGEDRALFRQIMIDIGLSVPKSNVAHTRPEAREIALEIGRYPIIIRPSYTMGGKGGGIAYNKEEFEEMVTKGLDASPVNEVLIEEGLLGWKEFEMEVMRDKNDHCVVICAIENLDPMGIHTGDSITVAPSMTLSDKEYQRMRDASFAVIRAIGVETGGSNVQFAINPENGHMIVIEMNPRVSRSSALASKATGIPIAKLAAKLAVGYTLDELKNDITGETFASYEPSIDYVVTKIPRFTFEKFPGADTTLTSSMKSVGEAMAIGRTFKESFQKAVRSLEIGSLGFGGGGKYGQWEVKDSHELMANVAKPTAERIFFVRFAFIAGMSVAKVHELSKIDPWFLHQLKEIVDLERSLIGKTKDFLTPELLMKIKQYGFSDKQIGNILRCKGREIRKLRNKFEVNTVYRLVDTCAAEFEAKTPYYYSTYGLENEIIPSDKRKIMILGGGPNRIGQGIEFDYCCVHASFALREQGFETVMVNSNPETVSTDYDTSSRLYFEPLTLGDVLEIYYQEQCEGAIIQLGGQTPLNLALELKEHGVNILGTTPESIERAEDRELFKQILSKLGLKQPKNRTALTPEKAYEVAGEIGFPILLRPSFVLGGRGMFIIYDMEGLKKAVREAFDAAPGKPVLLDQFLEDAIELDVDCVSDGETTVIGGMLEHVEHAGVHSGDACMVMPPHTVGREMIERIRKATYALARELEVIGLMNTQFVIKDDDLYVLEVNPRASRTIPFVAKAIGVPLAKYAARVMAGEKLKDIGFTREVDPEYWCIKTSVFPFNRFPGSPVMLSPEMRSTGEVMGRDTDIGLAFAKSLSGAQPGLPTRGNVFISVKNTDKPKAIDLAQRLQALGFNIYATAGTVDYLEQNGITVRNLFRISDGARPNVLDLIKNGDMQMIINTPEGVIPQQDDCKIREEAILHSVCMIPTMSGAYAALKGIIALQDEELTISPIQELGCIRALIS
- a CDS encoding 6-phosphofructokinase; this encodes MAEELIGNVLVAQSGGPTSVINASLAGVISEALNYDCVEEIYGGLNGIEGILNEDLIDLAEESQQTIRALRYTPGSALGSCRYKIKKSQDLDRVLDVFEAHNIRYFFYIGGNDSQDTAHQIDELAKARGYALRVIGIPKTIDNDLPITDHCPGYGSVIKYIATTIREMGNDHAAMGNHDLVSIVEVMGRNAGWIAAGASLAKRRNQEMDPPHLIYLPEVPFVKEKFVEDVQNVLKQNPYCLVVVSEGTVDQDGNYLANASAMVDAFGHKQLGGAGEYLRSIVEEEIGVSAKSTKLGTTQRCAAHMSSQTDNNEAYLAGQNAVQAAMEGHSGMMITLLRGDTDLYTCDTSLTALEKIANEVKMVPKNWIHESGTSMAFQFYKYALPLVQGRVEVPEDQGLVKFARLDKHIVAKALDSFIMG
- a CDS encoding adenylosuccinate lyase, which codes for MVSIPNILAERYASSSMAFLWSPENRVVLERRFWIAVLKAQQDLGLAISDDAIQSYEKNVENVDLASIRAREEKTKHDVKARIEEFCALAGHEDIHKGMTSRDLTENIEQYQILESLKLTRIKAVSVLTLLAQKAEVHQDTIITARSHNVPAQLTTLGKRFAMYGEELIRSISRLDHLIEGYSFRGVKGAVGTQLDLLRLFNDDAQKVKQFEEKLTAHLRAVKTLTNVGQIYPRSLDYEVVSALLQLSAAPANFATTMRLMAGQNLVSEGFAKGQTGSSAMPHKVNARSCERINGFCALLKGSATTAAEVMGNQWNEGDVSCSVARRVFLPDSFFTIDGILETFMAVLRQMEVYEAQIARENEQNLPWLMTTQVLMQAIKKGVGRETAHELIKKHALAARKSMLEESAPSDIFIQYLKSEKELLLTASEIDAIYEDAKASVGLAKAQVNAFIKESKSWQSRFPESKNVLFEQVL
- a CDS encoding transcriptional repressor codes for the protein MKLNPSHKQQLEAALAEKGLRATRQRQVVFSVIMDKRDHPTVDDVFSRCKAIMPSISLATVYNCLETLVDCKLVRQVNFDRQPTRFCPNVVPHAHFHCKETGKVFDVPLSPEAFDSLSKNLPKGCDIDSIDILVHGTSSHSLN
- a CDS encoding Fe-S cluster assembly ATPase SufC → MDQLEIKNLNVFIENQHILKDFTLNVPKGQVHAIMGPNGTGKSTLAKALVGHPEYEIDSGEITLDGQNVVGMAPDEISRMGLFMAFQYPNSIPGVTLANFIRAAVQARMKEKETFVATDYYKRLYEKMDLLGIDRSFTSRAINDGFSGGEKKRCEILQMMMLAPKYAVLDETDSGLDIDALKVVAEGVEKMRGPETGFLIITHYQRLLNYIVPDVVHVMYNGQIVRSGGKELALELEAKGYDWVKQELANSN
- a CDS encoding Fe-S cluster assembly protein SufB, with the protein product MSTPNPVDIDRSKGYFHYDVKYKHDAGFGLTHDTIDYISDIKEEADWIREHRHKALDVFLSKPIPTHWASKDLDNIEFEKIRYYLSQGSKPTRSWDEVPEDVKRTFERLGIPEQERKFLAGVEAQFDSEAAYSNMQKSLEKEGVIFVGSTEGLMKYPEIFKPYFGKVIPTGDNKFSALNSAVFSGGSFIYVPKGVKVKQPLQAYFRINAEMFGQFERTLIIVDEGAEVTYMEGCTAPKFETATLHCAVVELVALKGAKLQYITVQNWSNNVFNLVTKRGMAMEDAEVRWIDCNIGSRLTMKYPGVILKGRRARGEVLSIALANNGQHQDTGAKMIHVADETTSNIIAKSISIGEGRSTYRGMVSIPKHLKNCKNNTECDALLINATSRTDTYPAITVQGDHNSVQHEASVSKIDSEKIFYMMQRGLSEAEAMSLAVNGFVNDLVREFPMEYSVELKRLIEMEMEGSVG